A portion of the Oxynema aestuarii AP17 genome contains these proteins:
- the recJ gene encoding single-stranded-DNA-specific exonuclease RecJ gives MPDPTLRRRTQAKLPNHRWKIYPQFPQLAEELAQAISPDFSPVLAQVLIDRGMTTVEAAQGFIHPDSLDLPSPLDDFPALDESINLLIHAIATNKKIAICGDYDADGMTSTALLLRALRYLGANVDYAIPSRMKDGYGINERIVEEFHREGVKLILTVDNGIAAFKPIVLARNLGLDVIVTDHHEVPPEVPPATTILNPKLIREDSPYRGVAGVGVAYILAVCLAQKLKKAQPLINPLRELLTLGTIADLAPLTGVNRRWLKWGLRQLPNSKLAGVQALIQVSGATSSASKQGRAMKPDEIGFRLGPRINAVGRIGDPQIVIELLTTDDRGVALERAMQCEQINARRQEMCEEIEREAIAWVESSNIDLGDRRVLLVVKSGWHHGVIGIVASRLVERYGVPVFIGTYEDAEKTHVRGSARGIPEFDVFEALQFCDDLLGKYGGHRAAGGFSLSGDNLQAFGDRLSQFACHCLDPSHLKPAIAIDTALDFDRINLQFYREIDALHPCGIENPAPVFWTGNAKVVEQRIVGKGHLKLTLETDGSPANRIQAIAWRWGEYYPLPPRVDVAYKLRENVWNGETSIELELVSARFPEVAPPAQPILVNPEAPPVSVRPEWLAGPPLEDLFGQLQGRVFVYGDGRPSAGPTHAAIDYDRPQGVCETFIFWTLPPSLTHLKWFLAKGQPQQIYIYSQLPSLPSPEKLRSLLSEYLTRSPGSPLHLLKFSQAHWVAPSTVLAALRELGYPCKDFPKTDSLVRELERLHRWYGFSPAKLGKIRF, from the coding sequence ATGCCCGATCCTACGCTTCGTCGCCGAACTCAAGCCAAACTACCGAACCATCGGTGGAAAATTTACCCGCAATTCCCCCAACTCGCCGAGGAATTGGCGCAGGCTATTTCTCCGGATTTTTCCCCGGTTTTAGCTCAAGTTTTGATCGATCGCGGGATGACCACCGTTGAGGCGGCCCAAGGTTTCATCCATCCCGATTCTCTCGATCTTCCTTCGCCGTTAGATGATTTTCCCGCCCTCGACGAAAGCATTAATTTGCTGATTCACGCGATCGCCACGAACAAGAAAATCGCGATTTGCGGCGACTACGACGCCGACGGGATGACCAGTACGGCCCTGTTACTGCGCGCCTTGCGCTACCTCGGCGCCAATGTCGATTATGCCATCCCCAGCCGCATGAAAGACGGTTATGGTATTAACGAACGCATTGTCGAAGAATTCCACCGGGAAGGGGTTAAACTGATTCTGACCGTCGATAACGGAATTGCGGCGTTCAAACCGATCGTTTTGGCGCGCAATCTCGGTTTGGATGTCATCGTCACGGACCATCACGAAGTCCCGCCCGAAGTTCCCCCCGCCACCACCATTCTCAACCCGAAACTGATTCGCGAAGATTCTCCCTATCGCGGGGTCGCCGGGGTCGGCGTCGCCTATATTTTGGCGGTCTGTCTGGCGCAAAAATTAAAAAAAGCCCAACCCCTGATTAATCCCTTGCGCGAATTGCTGACCCTGGGAACGATCGCCGATCTGGCGCCCCTGACTGGGGTCAATCGTCGCTGGTTGAAATGGGGATTGCGCCAGTTACCGAATTCTAAATTAGCGGGGGTGCAAGCTTTAATTCAAGTGTCCGGGGCGACGAGTAGCGCCTCGAAACAAGGGCGGGCGATGAAACCGGACGAGATCGGATTTCGTCTCGGACCGCGCATCAATGCGGTGGGGCGCATCGGCGACCCACAAATCGTCATCGAACTGCTGACTACGGACGATCGCGGGGTGGCCCTGGAACGGGCAATGCAGTGCGAACAAATTAACGCCCGGCGCCAGGAAATGTGCGAGGAGATCGAACGAGAGGCGATCGCCTGGGTGGAAAGTAGCAACATCGATTTGGGTGATCGCCGCGTCCTGCTGGTGGTCAAGTCCGGATGGCATCATGGGGTCATCGGGATTGTCGCCTCCCGCTTGGTAGAACGCTACGGCGTCCCGGTGTTTATCGGGACTTACGAAGATGCGGAAAAAACCCACGTTCGCGGGTCGGCGCGCGGAATTCCGGAATTCGACGTGTTTGAAGCGTTACAATTTTGCGATGACTTGCTCGGTAAATACGGCGGTCATCGGGCGGCGGGCGGCTTTTCACTCAGTGGCGATAACTTGCAAGCGTTCGGCGATCGCCTCAGCCAATTTGCCTGTCACTGTCTCGATCCGTCTCACCTCAAACCCGCGATCGCGATCGATACCGCCCTCGACTTCGATCGCATTAACTTGCAGTTTTACCGCGAAATCGATGCCCTTCACCCCTGCGGGATCGAAAACCCGGCCCCGGTCTTTTGGACGGGTAACGCGAAGGTGGTCGAACAACGGATCGTCGGAAAAGGTCATCTGAAGCTGACTTTAGAAACCGACGGTTCCCCCGCCAACCGGATTCAGGCGATCGCTTGGCGCTGGGGCGAATACTATCCCCTGCCGCCGCGCGTCGATGTCGCCTATAAATTGCGCGAAAATGTCTGGAATGGGGAAACCAGCATCGAACTCGAACTGGTCAGCGCCCGCTTTCCCGAAGTCGCGCCCCCAGCGCAGCCGATCTTGGTCAATCCCGAGGCGCCCCCGGTCTCCGTCCGCCCGGAATGGCTCGCCGGACCGCCTCTAGAGGACTTGTTCGGGCAACTGCAAGGGCGGGTCTTCGTCTACGGGGACGGGCGCCCCAGTGCGGGACCGACCCACGCCGCGATCGACTACGATCGCCCCCAAGGGGTCTGCGAAACCTTCATTTTTTGGACGCTGCCCCCGTCTCTCACTCACTTAAAGTGGTTTTTAGCGAAAGGGCAACCCCAGCAAATTTATATATATAGCCAGCTCCCCTCACTACCGTCGCCGGAGAAGCTGCGATCGCTCCTGAGCGAATACCTCACGCGATCGCCCGGGAGTCCGTTGCACCTGCTCAAATTTTCTCAAGCCCATTGGGTGGCGCCGAGTACGGTGCTGGCGGCGTTGCGCGAACTCGGCTATCCTTGCAAGGATTTTCCAAAAACCGATTCCCTCGTCCGGGAACTCGAACGCCTGCATCGCTGGTATGGCTTCTCTCCGGCGAAGTTAGGCAAAATCCGCTTTTAG
- the surE gene encoding 5'/3'-nucleotidase SurE, which yields MKLLISNDDGIYAPGIYALANRLAGVGHEVSVVCPDRERSATGHGLTLHQPIRAEIVESLFDPSVKAWACSGTPADCVKLALWALLDRAPDFVLSGINQGQNLGNDILYSGTVSAAMEGLLEGIPSIAFSLASYTSRDFDPAAQFACRLLDTLAADPLEKPMLLNVNIPAVAIAEIAGVTLARQGLRRYVDIFEKRSDPRGKTYYWLAGEVLEDIEQPADPRISDRIPTDVEAIRENYITLTPLHYDLTAASDFDPLAKRQFSKE from the coding sequence ATGAAATTATTAATTAGTAACGATGACGGGATTTATGCCCCGGGGATTTATGCCTTAGCCAATCGTTTAGCCGGGGTCGGTCACGAGGTCAGCGTCGTCTGTCCCGACCGCGAGCGATCGGCGACAGGTCACGGATTGACCTTGCACCAACCGATTCGCGCCGAAATTGTCGAATCTTTATTCGACCCCTCGGTGAAGGCGTGGGCCTGTTCCGGAACTCCTGCCGATTGCGTCAAACTGGCATTGTGGGCGTTACTCGATCGCGCGCCGGATTTTGTCCTGTCCGGTATCAATCAGGGTCAAAATTTGGGCAACGATATTTTATATTCCGGTACGGTTTCCGCCGCGATGGAAGGCTTGCTCGAAGGGATCCCCAGTATTGCTTTCAGCTTGGCGAGTTATACCTCTAGAGACTTCGACCCGGCAGCTCAATTTGCTTGTCGCTTGCTCGATACCCTCGCCGCCGATCCCCTGGAAAAACCGATGTTGCTCAACGTCAATATTCCCGCCGTGGCGATCGCCGAGATCGCCGGAGTGACCCTGGCGCGCCAGGGGTTGCGTCGCTACGTCGATATTTTTGAAAAACGCAGCGACCCGCGCGGGAAAACGTATTATTGGTTGGCGGGGGAAGTGCTTGAAGATATCGAACAACCTGCGGATCCGCGCATTAGCGATCGCATTCCTACGGATGTCGAAGCGATTCGCGAGAACTATATTACGCTGACCCCATTACATTACGATTTAACGGCGGCGAGCGACTTCGATCCCCTTGCCAAACGCCAATTTTCTAAAGAATAG
- a CDS encoding ferritin-like domain-containing protein, producing MKPMRSPNASSLFQLKIYPDKPMPHCRNQHHSRQNRGQNRGQNCGRNRGQSLGQFAACTGAIAALTLNTTAVSQAAIIPSDRTVQAMIEGIEDEYKARALYQAVIDKFGEIRPFTNIVIAEDRHAKMWEPLFQKYGVPLPEDRYANNIEAPATLKEACEMGVQGEIDNVEMYDRFLNFVEEPDIRSVFLRLRNISEERHLPAFQRCLQRVSR from the coding sequence ATGAAGCCGATGCGATCGCCGAATGCTTCGTCGTTGTTCCAGCTAAAAATTTACCCGGACAAACCCATGCCCCATTGCAGAAATCAACATCACTCTCGCCAAAATCGCGGCCAAAATCGCGGCCAAAATTGCGGTCGAAATCGCGGCCAAAGCCTCGGTCAATTCGCCGCCTGCACGGGGGCGATCGCCGCTCTCACTTTAAATACTACCGCCGTCAGCCAAGCTGCCATAATACCGAGCGATCGTACCGTTCAAGCCATGATTGAAGGCATTGAAGACGAATATAAAGCCCGCGCTTTATATCAAGCGGTTATCGATAAATTTGGCGAAATTCGCCCTTTTACGAATATCGTCATCGCCGAAGACCGCCACGCCAAAATGTGGGAACCGCTTTTCCAAAAATACGGCGTTCCCCTCCCCGAGGATCGTTACGCCAACAACATCGAAGCCCCCGCCACCTTAAAAGAAGCCTGTGAAATGGGGGTGCAGGGAGAAATCGACAACGTGGAAATGTACGATCGCTTCTTAAATTTTGTTGAAGAACCGGATATCCGATCCGTATTCTTGCGGTTACGAAACATCTCGGAAGAACGACATTTACCCGCATTTCAACGCTGTTTGCAGCGAGTTTCTCGCTGA
- the acsF gene encoding magnesium-protoporphyrin IX monomethyl ester (oxidative) cyclase: MVNTAPKPSETEVKPGTKEMAKETILTPRFYTTDFDAICQMDISSQETELRAMLEEMRNDYNRDHFVRDEEFDRSWDDIDEDKRRAFIDFLERSCMSEFSGFLLFKEISRRVKKSNPLLAEIFHLMARDEARHAGFLNKAMADFKIRLDLGYLTKARNYTFFKPEWVIYAVYLSEKIGYWRYITVFHHLQAHPENQYYPLFRKFESWCQDENRHGDIFKALLRSQSSMWKGWKGRLWARFFLLSVFATHSLTVLERADFYRSIGLDPIAYDKEVIRQTNKTSARAFPVILDVEHPQFFKRMYRCSDRNEKIAEIEASNAPKVVKFFRKLPLIAGTAIDLLRLYLIKPIDAEATRQMVC, from the coding sequence ATGGTCAACACTGCCCCCAAACCCAGCGAAACCGAAGTCAAACCGGGTACGAAGGAAATGGCGAAAGAGACGATTCTGACGCCTCGGTTTTACACCACCGATTTTGACGCCATTTGTCAGATGGACATCTCGTCTCAAGAGACTGAACTGCGGGCGATGCTCGAAGAAATGCGCAACGATTACAACCGCGACCACTTCGTGCGCGACGAAGAGTTCGATCGCTCTTGGGACGACATCGACGAAGACAAACGCCGAGCATTTATCGACTTTTTAGAGCGCTCGTGCATGTCGGAATTTTCCGGATTCTTACTTTTTAAAGAAATTTCGCGTCGCGTCAAAAAAAGCAATCCCTTATTAGCAGAAATTTTTCATTTAATGGCGCGCGACGAAGCCCGTCATGCAGGGTTTTTAAATAAAGCCATGGCGGATTTCAAGATTCGGCTGGACTTGGGTTATTTGACAAAAGCTCGCAACTACACTTTTTTCAAACCCGAGTGGGTCATTTACGCGGTTTACCTGTCGGAAAAAATCGGCTATTGGCGCTATATTACGGTGTTCCATCACCTGCAAGCCCATCCCGAAAATCAGTATTACCCGCTTTTCCGTAAATTTGAAAGCTGGTGTCAGGATGAAAACCGCCACGGGGATATTTTTAAAGCCTTGTTACGATCGCAGTCCTCCATGTGGAAAGGTTGGAAAGGGCGCTTGTGGGCGCGTTTCTTCCTGCTGTCCGTGTTCGCGACCCATTCCCTGACGGTCCTCGAACGAGCCGATTTTTACCGTTCCATCGGACTCGACCCGATCGCCTACGATAAAGAAGTGATCCGCCAGACCAATAAGACCTCGGCGCGCGCTTTCCCGGTGATTCTCGACGTGGAACATCCGCAATTCTTCAAACGGATGTACCGTTGCAGCGATCGCAACGAGAAAATCGCTGAAATTGAAGCCAGCAACGCGCCGAAAGTCGTGAAATTCTTCCGCAAATTGCCGTTAATTGCGGGAACGGCGATCGACCTGCTGCGCCTGTACCTGATTAAACCGATTGACGCGGAAGCGACGCGTCAAATGGTCTGCTAA
- the pheS gene encoding phenylalanine--tRNA ligase subunit alpha, with protein sequence MTTQLSDLETQLEQVRSVASGAIASADTLDALEQLRVKYLGKKGELSLVLRGMGKLDPGDRPRIGSLANEVKEALQQQLDDRRSALQAARIQAQIEAETLDVTMPGVYRPQGRVHPLNLTVDRAIDIFVSLGYTVATGPEIETDYYNFEALNTPADHPARDMQDTFYLPGGHLLRTHTSPVQIRYMEQHEPPVRIVAPGRVYRRDTVDATHAAVFHQIEILAVDKGLTFTDLKGTIQVFLRRMFGADLPVRFRPSYFPFTEPSAEVDVQWQGKWLEVLGCGTVDPNVLKAVGYDPEIYTGFAAGFGVERFAMVLHELDDIRRVYGSDLRFLKQI encoded by the coding sequence ATGACTACTCAGCTAAGCGACCTGGAGACTCAGTTAGAACAGGTGCGGTCTGTCGCCTCCGGCGCGATCGCCTCTGCAGACACCCTCGACGCCCTCGAACAATTGAGGGTCAAATATTTAGGCAAAAAAGGCGAACTCTCCCTCGTCTTGCGCGGTATGGGTAAACTCGATCCGGGCGATCGCCCCCGCATCGGTTCCCTCGCCAACGAGGTGAAAGAAGCCCTGCAACAGCAGCTCGACGATCGCCGCAGCGCCCTCCAAGCCGCTCGGATCCAAGCCCAAATCGAGGCGGAAACCCTCGACGTGACCATGCCGGGGGTTTATCGTCCTCAAGGGCGCGTCCACCCGCTCAACTTGACCGTAGACCGCGCGATCGATATCTTCGTCAGCCTCGGCTACACCGTCGCCACCGGACCGGAAATCGAAACTGACTATTACAATTTCGAGGCCCTCAACACCCCCGCCGACCACCCGGCCCGGGACATGCAAGATACTTTCTATCTCCCCGGCGGTCATCTCTTACGCACCCACACCTCCCCGGTGCAAATTCGCTACATGGAACAACACGAACCCCCGGTGCGAATTGTCGCCCCCGGTCGGGTCTACCGTCGCGATACCGTCGATGCAACCCACGCCGCCGTGTTCCACCAAATTGAAATTTTAGCGGTCGATAAGGGGCTGACGTTCACCGACCTTAAAGGGACGATTCAAGTGTTCTTACGCCGCATGTTCGGCGCCGATCTCCCGGTTCGTTTCCGCCCGAGTTATTTCCCCTTTACGGAACCTTCGGCAGAAGTTGACGTGCAGTGGCAGGGTAAATGGCTCGAAGTCCTCGGCTGCGGTACGGTAGACCCGAACGTGCTTAAAGCGGTGGGTTACGACCCGGAAATTTACACGGGATTTGCCGCCGGGTTCGGTGTCGAACGGTTTGCGATGGTCCTGCACGAACTCGACGACATCCGCCGGGTTTACGGCAGCGATTTGCGCTTTTTAAAACAGATTTAA
- a CDS encoding biliverdin-producing heme oxygenase, whose protein sequence is MSSNLAIKLRETTKKPHTSSENEGFVKCFLKGVVEPNSLKKLIASLYFVYSALEEEIQRNLENSIVKAMYFHDLNRRTNLEEDLKFYYGDNWRDEIPYLPGAERFVERIREISSEEPELLIAHAYTRYMGDLSGGQSFRKIIQTGLNLEGDRGNAFYNFSNIGDLNAFKGRYRQALNELEVDEAQADRIAAEAERSFKLSRGLFHDLEADLIAAIGRDEFDRLTRDRRAGSTESAVAP, encoded by the coding sequence ATGAGTAGTAATTTAGCAATCAAGCTTCGTGAAACGACAAAAAAACCCCATACTTCATCGGAAAATGAGGGTTTTGTAAAGTGTTTTCTCAAAGGGGTTGTCGAACCGAACTCATTAAAGAAACTCATAGCGAGTTTGTATTTCGTCTACAGCGCTTTAGAAGAGGAAATCCAAAGAAATTTGGAAAATTCGATCGTCAAAGCGATGTATTTCCACGACCTCAATCGCCGCACCAACTTGGAAGAAGATCTAAAGTTTTATTACGGAGACAATTGGCGCGACGAAATCCCCTATTTACCGGGGGCCGAGCGCTTTGTAGAGCGAATTCGCGAAATTTCGAGCGAGGAACCGGAGTTACTGATCGCCCATGCTTATACCCGTTACATGGGGGATTTGTCCGGCGGTCAAAGCTTCCGAAAAATTATCCAAACGGGTTTGAATTTAGAGGGCGATCGCGGTAATGCTTTCTACAATTTCAGCAATATTGGCGATTTAAACGCCTTTAAAGGACGTTACCGCCAAGCTTTGAACGAGTTAGAGGTGGACGAAGCGCAAGCCGATCGCATCGCCGCCGAAGCCGAGCGATCGTTCAAACTCAGTCGAGGCTTGTTTCACGACCTCGAAGCCGATCTGATTGCGGCGATCGGACGGGATGAGTTCGATCGCCTCACCCGCGATCGCCGCGCCGGAAGTACGGAAAGTGCGGTCGCGCCATAA
- the hemN gene encoding oxygen-independent coproporphyrinogen III oxidase, producing the protein MERFDPQVKFNSELITKYNRNTPRYTSYPPATQLTENFPVSEFHGAIARGNEQKLPLSLYFHLPFCQSACYFCGCNVIVTQHKPVVEPYLDYLSRHIEAVAPRLNRDRRVTQLHWGGGTPNYLEPHHVERLWEAIDRHFTFEDNAEISIEINPRYVDRNYILLLKQFGFNRISFGIQDFNPKVQETINRVQPEQMLFQVMEWIREAGFESVNVDLIYGLPYQNLQTFTETIDKTLQLDPDRVAVFNFAYVPWMKPVQKNLPKDELPTASEKLDILQMTIEKLTGNGYQFIGMDHFAKDNDELAIAQRERQLHRNFQGYTTKAGTAELFGFGLTSISMLDDVYVQNHKRLKDFYRAIDEGVLPIEKGYHLDRDDKIRRDVIMELMCHWTLYKKEMEERHHIDFDEYFDRELFDLQALATDGLVRLDSEKIEVTPVGRLLIRNIGFVFDAHTPEHNLERLSKAI; encoded by the coding sequence ATGGAACGGTTCGACCCCCAAGTTAAATTTAACAGCGAACTCATCACCAAATACAACCGCAACACGCCCCGGTATACTAGCTATCCTCCCGCCACGCAATTGACGGAAAACTTCCCCGTGTCGGAGTTTCACGGCGCGATCGCCCGAGGAAACGAGCAGAAATTACCGCTTTCATTATACTTTCACCTTCCCTTTTGCCAAAGTGCCTGCTATTTCTGCGGTTGCAACGTCATCGTCACCCAACATAAACCCGTCGTCGAACCCTATCTCGACTATCTCTCCCGCCACATCGAAGCCGTGGCGCCGCGACTGAACCGCGATCGCCGCGTCACCCAACTGCACTGGGGTGGCGGAACCCCCAACTACTTAGAACCCCACCACGTCGAACGCTTGTGGGAGGCGATCGATCGCCATTTCACCTTTGAAGACAACGCGGAAATTTCGATCGAAATTAATCCCCGCTACGTCGATCGCAACTATATTTTACTGCTCAAACAATTTGGGTTCAATCGGATTAGCTTCGGCATTCAAGACTTCAACCCCAAAGTTCAAGAAACCATCAACCGCGTTCAACCGGAACAAATGCTATTCCAAGTCATGGAATGGATTCGCGAAGCCGGATTTGAAAGCGTCAACGTCGATTTAATTTATGGTTTGCCCTATCAAAACTTGCAAACCTTTACCGAAACGATCGACAAGACTTTGCAACTCGATCCCGATCGCGTCGCCGTCTTTAACTTTGCTTACGTTCCCTGGATGAAACCCGTCCAGAAAAATTTACCAAAAGACGAACTGCCGACCGCTTCCGAAAAACTCGATATCTTGCAAATGACCATCGAGAAGTTAACCGGAAATGGCTATCAGTTTATCGGGATGGATCACTTCGCCAAAGATAATGACGAATTGGCGATCGCCCAGCGAGAACGGCAGTTACATCGAAATTTTCAAGGGTATACCACCAAAGCGGGAACGGCTGAGCTATTCGGTTTTGGCTTAACCTCAATTAGTATGTTGGATGACGTTTACGTGCAGAATCATAAACGTCTCAAAGACTTTTATCGGGCGATCGACGAGGGAGTATTACCGATTGAAAAAGGCTACCATCTCGATCGCGACGACAAAATTCGCCGCGATGTCATTATGGAATTGATGTGCCACTGGACGCTGTACAAAAAAGAAATGGAAGAGCGCCATCACATCGATTTTGACGAGTATTTCGATCGGGAATTATTCGATTTACAAGCCTTAGCTACTGACGGTTTAGTGCGCCTCGATTCCGAAAAAATTGAAGTCACTCCCGTAGGACGCTTACTCATTCGTAACATCGGTTTCGTGTTCGATGCCCACACGCCGGAACATAATTTAGAGCGCCTGTCAAAAGCAATTTAA
- a CDS encoding Uma2 family endonuclease, protein MISEPDRHRLTVEEYLEAERHSPIKHEYLDGEVEAMAGASASHILITGNLYALIRDRLRGSGCRVLFSDMKVYIARRHRFYYPDLVVTCDDRDRRAEYCLEFPKLIVEVLSETTEAKDRGDKFADYSELSSLQEYVLVSQKQQRVECFERTPQGQWILTRYGPGDVVRFNSVGFDGAIAGIYEDVDLGDRP, encoded by the coding sequence ATGATAAGCGAACCCGATCGCCATCGATTAACTGTAGAAGAATACCTCGAAGCCGAACGCCATAGCCCGATTAAGCACGAGTATCTTGATGGGGAAGTGGAGGCGATGGCGGGAGCGAGTGCATCGCATATTCTGATTACGGGTAATCTTTATGCACTGATTCGCGATCGCCTGCGCGGTTCTGGGTGTCGAGTTTTGTTTTCTGATATGAAGGTTTACATTGCCCGTCGCCATCGATTTTACTATCCGGATTTAGTGGTGACCTGCGACGATCGCGATCGCCGCGCCGAATATTGCCTGGAATTTCCCAAACTCATCGTCGAAGTCCTCTCGGAAACGACCGAAGCGAAGGATCGAGGCGATAAATTTGCAGATTACAGCGAATTATCGAGTTTGCAAGAATACGTTTTAGTTAGCCAAAAACAACAACGGGTAGAGTGTTTTGAGCGCACTCCACAGGGTCAATGGATTCTGACGCGCTACGGTCCGGGGGACGTGGTTCGCTTCAACAGTGTGGGATTCGACGGTGCGATCGCCGGAATTTATGAAGATGTGGACTTAGGCGATCGCCCCTAA
- the coaE gene encoding dephospho-CoA kinase (Dephospho-CoA kinase (CoaE) performs the final step in coenzyme A biosynthesis.) yields the protein MNNNNHKSNRLIGLTGGIATGKTTVSNYLTKTYKLPIFDADVYAREVVEKGSPILDQLYDRYGAKIRLEDGSLNRPELGKIIFNHTEERKWVEAQIHPAVRDKFYEAIAQLEPDATAVLAIPLLFEANLTYLPSEIWVVSCSAELQRDRLQQRNGLSEKEAQARINSQLPLAEKCDRADVVLDNCGDLSQLYEQVDRAVRSRIAQNH from the coding sequence ATGAACAATAATAATCATAAAAGCAATCGCTTAATCGGCCTGACTGGAGGCATTGCTACGGGGAAAACAACTGTATCCAATTACTTGACAAAAACTTATAAGTTGCCGATTTTTGATGCGGATGTTTACGCGCGGGAAGTGGTCGAAAAAGGTTCGCCCATTTTAGACCAACTCTACGATCGCTACGGCGCGAAGATCCGCTTAGAAGATGGAAGTTTAAATCGACCGGAACTTGGTAAAATTATTTTTAATCATACGGAAGAACGCAAGTGGGTTGAAGCGCAAATTCATCCCGCCGTTCGAGATAAGTTTTATGAGGCGATCGCCCAACTCGAACCAGACGCAACCGCCGTGTTAGCTATTCCCCTACTCTTTGAGGCCAACTTAACCTATTTACCCAGCGAAATTTGGGTTGTTTCTTGTTCTGCCGAACTGCAGCGCGATCGCCTCCAACAACGCAATGGCTTGAGTGAAAAAGAAGCTCAAGCGCGCATTAATTCCCAACTTCCCCTCGCGGAAAAATGCGATCGCGCCGATGTCGTTCTCGACAATTGTGGGGATCTTTCCCAACTTTACGAACAGGTCGATCGGGCCGTGCGATCGCGAATCGCTCAAAATCACTGA
- a CDS encoding 4Fe-4S single cluster domain-containing protein — MSTKIDPLPELAKIPPGHLNIMGYVDESEVNGPGSRAVVWVQGCIRECPGCFNIASWSFELNQVISVDELAAKILSNPHNQGVTFSGGEPFWQAPALTQLAKKLKAAGLNVMSFSGFTLDELRSPKAPPGSQELLDELDILIDGPYLENQAIHSPESPVSSRNQKVRIFNPEFEDKITWASDQIEIHVLKDGTRIITGFRGQMDLAEG, encoded by the coding sequence ATGAGTACAAAGATCGATCCCTTACCCGAACTCGCAAAAATCCCCCCGGGACATCTTAATATTATGGGCTATGTAGACGAATCCGAAGTCAACGGACCGGGTTCGCGCGCGGTTGTTTGGGTGCAAGGCTGCATCCGCGAATGTCCCGGCTGTTTTAATATCGCTTCTTGGTCGTTTGAACTTAATCAAGTAATTTCTGTGGATGAATTGGCTGCAAAAATATTGAGTAATCCTCACAATCAAGGAGTGACTTTTTCCGGTGGCGAACCATTTTGGCAGGCGCCCGCGTTAACGCAACTGGCCAAAAAATTAAAAGCGGCGGGGTTAAATGTGATGTCGTTTAGTGGCTTTACTTTGGATGAATTGCGATCGCCCAAAGCTCCTCCCGGATCGCAAGAATTACTAGACGAACTCGATATTTTGATTGACGGTCCCTATTTAGAAAATCAGGCGATTCATTCTCCCGAATCTCCCGTTTCTTCGCGTAATCAAAAAGTCCGCATCTTTAATCCCGAATTTGAAGATAAAATTACCTGGGCCAGCGACCAAATCGAGATTCACGTTCTCAAAGATGGAACCCGCATTATTACCGGGTTTCGAGGACAAATGGATTTGGCGGAAGGATAA